Proteins encoded within one genomic window of Argiope bruennichi chromosome 7, qqArgBrue1.1, whole genome shotgun sequence:
- the LOC129975347 gene encoding gastrula zinc finger protein XlCGF8.2DB-like, whose protein sequence is MENDAVHICDSCKENTDASENKSKNYEWVFLLESSFQCVKCSKYFSIGFRVTDTISLFDPSKNSVQELIAGRCENVCGEYCSRTEHRIQESQPAELKEKPYKCDVSPRTFKVRTSQVCNVQFTYKSYYQNHLSKNSKEKPYKCSFCTAAYKHKQSLTAHMNIHDDQNNFRCELCKKIFATKHELESHMASHSNERPFKCAVCHSTYKTQTNFIRHMNVHKEQNPYRCEVCNRNCSSKTELKNHMMIHNEARPYKCNICSWSFKREFNLIRHMKMRHQNHNLK, encoded by the coding sequence ATGGAGAATGACGCGGTACACATCTGTGACAGTTGCAAAGAAAATACAGATGCtagtgaaaataaatcaaaaaattatgaatgggtGTTTTTATTAGAATCCTCTTTCCAGTGTGTTAAATGTTCTAAGTACTTCAGCATAGGATTCAGAGTTACAGACACGATATCATTGTTCGATCCATCAAAAAATTCAGTGCAAGAATTAATTGCTGGGCGGTGTGAAAATGTGTGTGGCGAGTATTGTTCCAGAACAGAACACAGAATCCAAGAAAGCCAGCCAGCCGAATTAAAGGAAAAACCGTACAAATGTGATGTTTCCCCTCGAACCTTCAAAGTCAGAACAAGTCAAGTGTGTAATGTGCAATTCACTTATAAATCATATTATCAGAACCACTTAAgcaaaaattccaaagaaaaaccGTATAAATGCAGTTTTTGCACTGCGGCTTACAAACATAAACAGTCTCTTACTGCTCACATGAATATACACGATGACCAGAATAATTTCAGGTGTGAATTGTGCAAAAAGATTTTTGCTACTAAACATGAACTTGAATCTCACATGGCCAGTCATTCGAATGAAAGACCTTTCAAATGTGCAGTATGCCACTCGACGTATAAAactcaaactaattttattaggCATATGAATGTACATAAAGAGCAGAATCCTTATCGATGTGAAGTGTGTAATAGGAACTGCAGTTCTAAAACCGAACTCAAAAATCACATGATGATTCATAATGAAGCAAGGCCTTACAAATGTAATATTTGCTCATGGTCctttaaaagagaatttaatcTCATTCGTCACATGAAGATGAGACATcaaaatcataatttgaaataa